A DNA window from Candidatus Sulfidibacterium hydrothermale contains the following coding sequences:
- a CDS encoding DUF4136 domain-containing protein, with product MKRLSLILLGVLMGMIFLPGCSTLKVNYDYDKNVNFDQYKTYEFYGWAKGSEKNINSLDRERVQKAFVNEFKKRGMTYVKDHGDLIVSLFFVTREKTETTAHTTGAGVYGGYYGGYYGYGPRWGWGPGFTYSTTTYTQHEYKEGTLIVNVFDAKAKKLIWEGIATDVLKEKPEGREERIKRAVAKIMENYPVKPLNEKKK from the coding sequence ATGAAAAGACTATCTTTGATTTTGTTAGGGGTTCTTATGGGAATGATTTTCCTCCCCGGGTGTTCCACCTTAAAGGTAAATTACGATTATGATAAAAATGTAAACTTTGACCAGTACAAAACCTATGAATTTTATGGGTGGGCAAAAGGTTCGGAAAAAAATATCAATTCGCTCGATAGAGAACGTGTTCAGAAAGCTTTTGTGAATGAATTTAAAAAACGGGGAATGACCTATGTAAAAGATCATGGAGATTTGATTGTTTCTCTGTTCTTTGTTACCCGTGAAAAGACCGAAACAACAGCCCATACTACCGGAGCAGGCGTTTATGGCGGCTATTATGGTGGTTATTATGGTTATGGCCCGCGTTGGGGATGGGGACCAGGATTCACTTATTCCACGACTACCTATACACAGCACGAATATAAAGAAGGTACACTCATCGTCAATGTTTTTGATGCCAAAGCCAAAAAGTTGATATGGGAAGGTATTGCTACCGATGTATTAAAAGAAAAACCGGAAGGGCGTGAAGAGCGGATCAAACGTGCTGTGGCCAAGATCATGGAAAACTATCCGGTGAAACCGTTGAACGAAAAAAAGAAATAA